Proteins from a single region of Acidimicrobiales bacterium:
- a CDS encoding class I SAM-dependent methyltransferase gives MDAWLLDVARRAKGFMPDDEGVALHRAALGAPAGPLLEVGTYCGKSAVYLGAAARAAGTVLFTVDHHRGSEENQAGWDHHDSSVVDPATGRMDTLPFFRRTMEEAGLEDVVIGVVGLSPVVAAVWRTPLAFLFIDGGHGSEPAQADYRGWTPHLLPGGVLAIHDVFPDPADGGRPPYELYCEAVGSGAFEEVSATGSLRVLTKR, from the coding sequence GTGGACGCCTGGCTGCTTGACGTAGCCCGCCGGGCCAAGGGCTTCATGCCCGACGACGAAGGCGTGGCCCTGCACCGAGCGGCGTTGGGCGCACCGGCCGGGCCGCTGCTCGAAGTGGGCACGTACTGCGGCAAGTCGGCCGTCTACTTGGGCGCGGCGGCGCGGGCTGCGGGCACGGTGCTGTTCACCGTCGACCACCACCGCGGCTCGGAGGAGAACCAGGCCGGGTGGGATCATCACGACTCCTCGGTCGTCGACCCGGCCACCGGGCGCATGGACACGCTGCCGTTCTTCCGCCGCACCATGGAGGAGGCCGGGCTCGAAGACGTGGTGATCGGCGTGGTCGGGCTGTCGCCGGTGGTGGCCGCCGTCTGGCGGACGCCGCTGGCCTTCCTGTTCATCGACGGTGGCCACGGCAGCGAGCCCGCGCAGGCCGACTACCGAGGCTGGACACCGCACCTGCTCCCCGGGGGCGTCCTGGCCATCCACGACGTCTTCCCCGACCCGGCCGACGGTGGCCGCCCGCCGTACGAGTTGTACTGCGAGGCGGTCGGGTCGGGTGCGTTCGAGGAGGTCTCTGCCACCGGCAGCCTCCGCGTGCTTACAAAGCGGTGA
- a CDS encoding GtrA family protein: MSAVSTFLDRARTPGGRKAIRYSLVSVVSVAVSQTALFIFFAIVHWSAEWSNVAAVAVGSVPSYYLNRRWAWGKTGRSHLWREIVPFWVLAFVGLAFSTGAVAVAESFAYDVADSRIMQGLVINGASFGAFGVLWIVKFYLFNKVIFVQDPVVRDEIVA, translated from the coding sequence GTGTCCGCCGTCTCCACCTTCCTCGACCGCGCTCGCACGCCCGGCGGGCGCAAGGCCATTCGTTACTCGCTGGTCTCGGTCGTGTCCGTGGCCGTGAGCCAGACGGCGCTGTTCATCTTCTTCGCCATCGTCCACTGGTCGGCCGAGTGGTCGAACGTCGCAGCCGTGGCCGTGGGCAGCGTGCCGTCCTACTACCTGAACCGGCGGTGGGCGTGGGGCAAGACCGGCCGCTCGCACCTGTGGCGGGAGATCGTGCCGTTCTGGGTGCTGGCCTTCGTCGGCTTGGCGTTCTCGACGGGCGCGGTGGCCGTGGCCGAGTCGTTCGCCTACGACGTGGCCGATTCCCGCATCATGCAGGGCCTGGTCATCAACGGGGCGTCGTTCGGCGCTTTCGGCGTGCTGTGGATCGTGAAGTTCTACCTGTTCAACAAGGTCATCTTCGTGCAGGACCCGGTGGTGCGCGACGAGATCGTCGCCTGA
- a CDS encoding acyl-CoA thioesterase II, with protein sequence MTEALDDLVGLLDLEPIEVNIFRGAQPDPDERRQRVFGGQVAGQALVAAARTVETDRAVHSLHAYFLRPGDTSVPILYEVDRIRDGKSFTTRRVVAIQHGKPIFNLQASFQCGEQGLDHQQPMPDVPDPGTLQTVIPERISPIDLRHVEPPFWHAPDQPERDYQRVWFRTAGPLADDPVLHACVVTYVSDLTLLDTTLLPHRRSSADQVMQMASLDHAMWFHRPFRADDWLLYDQATPSASSARGLARGSIFTRDGQLAVSVVQEGLIRTRA encoded by the coding sequence GTGACCGAAGCCCTCGACGACCTCGTCGGCCTGCTCGACCTCGAGCCCATCGAGGTCAACATCTTCCGCGGCGCCCAGCCCGATCCGGACGAACGGCGCCAGCGTGTCTTTGGTGGCCAGGTGGCCGGCCAAGCCTTGGTGGCCGCCGCCCGCACGGTCGAGACCGACCGGGCAGTGCACTCGCTGCACGCCTATTTCCTGCGGCCAGGCGACACCTCGGTACCGATCCTCTACGAGGTCGACCGCATCCGTGACGGCAAGTCGTTCACGACCCGACGAGTCGTGGCCATTCAGCACGGCAAGCCGATCTTCAACCTGCAGGCCTCGTTCCAGTGCGGCGAACAAGGGCTCGATCACCAGCAGCCGATGCCCGACGTGCCCGATCCCGGCACGTTGCAGACCGTCATCCCCGAGCGCATCAGCCCCATCGACCTGCGCCACGTCGAGCCGCCGTTCTGGCACGCACCCGACCAACCCGAGCGTGACTACCAACGGGTGTGGTTCCGCACCGCCGGTCCGTTGGCCGACGACCCGGTGCTCCATGCCTGCGTCGTCACCTACGTCAGCGACCTCACGCTGCTCGACACGACGCTGCTCCCCCACCGCCGATCGTCGGCCGACCAGGTCATGCAGATGGCCAGCCTCGATCACGCCATGTGGTTCCACCGGCCGTTCCGGGCCGACGACTGGCTCCTGTACGACCAGGCCACGCCGTCGGCGTCGAGTGCGCGCGGCCTGGCCCGCGGGTCGATCTTCACCCGGGACGGGCAGCTCGCCGTATCGGTGGTCCAGGAAGGGCTGATCCGGACCCGGGCATG
- a CDS encoding AbrB/MazE/SpoVT family DNA-binding domain-containing protein — protein sequence MASSGDLKVSARGQMSLPAEARRRWRMADGGDVGYLDLGDAVLLVPGGVKALRRQVLDAVTDADWEAAAADPDLADE from the coding sequence ATGGCATCGAGCGGCGACCTCAAGGTGTCGGCCCGAGGGCAGATGAGCCTCCCGGCCGAGGCTCGTCGGCGGTGGCGGATGGCCGACGGCGGCGACGTGGGGTACCTCGACTTGGGTGATGCGGTGCTCTTGGTGCCCGGTGGCGTGAAGGCATTGCGTCGCCAGGTGCTCGACGCCGTGACCGATGCCGATTGGGAGGCTGCGGCGGCCGACCCCGACCTCGCCGACGAGTGA